In Dyadobacter sp. NIV53, a single window of DNA contains:
- a CDS encoding DUF6691 family protein, protein MEKSNQVNFIQQREHDIRATDSICINESQKEHNWYYNLKYLLVGLLFGVLFVKAEVISWFRIQEMFRLQSFHVYGVIGSAVLVGVISIWLIKRFDIRTISGDKISFTNKKFSQGQVYGGLLFGLGWGLTGACPGPLFAQIGMGATVVTVTLLSAIAGTWVYGRYRENLPH, encoded by the coding sequence ATGGAAAAGTCAAATCAGGTTAATTTTATTCAGCAGCGTGAGCACGACATCCGGGCTACGGATTCAATTTGTATCAACGAAAGCCAGAAAGAGCACAATTGGTATTACAACCTGAAATACTTGCTGGTCGGGCTGCTTTTCGGTGTACTATTTGTAAAAGCAGAAGTGATCAGCTGGTTTCGGATACAGGAGATGTTTCGGCTGCAATCTTTTCACGTGTACGGTGTTATAGGAAGCGCTGTTCTGGTCGGGGTGATTTCAATTTGGCTTATCAAGCGTTTTGACATAAGAACCATTTCCGGTGACAAGATTTCATTTACCAATAAGAAATTCAGCCAGGGACAAGTTTATGGCGGATTACTTTTTGGGTTGGGCTGGGGATTGACCGGTGCTTGTCCGGGTCCATTATTCGCGCAAATCGGTATGGGTGCAACCGTTGTGACGGTTACATTGCTTAGTGCAATTGCAGGAACGTGGGTTTACGGACGGTACAGAGAGAATTTACCGCATTAA
- a CDS encoding universal stress protein, translated as MKTILVPIDFSKNADKALEAAKQIAGKSGAKLLIMYSYQPYIADYSIPESIASLPIYKEMEDDYRTKLHDRVSQALLEGYHADAVWETDGVETAVLRQANKASADLIVVGRTGSGKFWDKLIGSSATGIALNASCPVLIIPPNHKASRFENIVYATQLEFDENDILREVIDLVKQLEGKLKLVKVNSDWEPDIQPDRQYIEQIENELAINQKDIVILNGNQVMHTLEDYSDKISADLLIVSTRQRGFFDKLLEPGMTKKLTVDTHVPLLVYHQKSHKNQYKAPMVIL; from the coding sequence ATGAAAACGATTCTGGTACCCATAGATTTTTCCAAAAACGCCGACAAAGCGCTGGAAGCGGCTAAACAAATTGCAGGCAAATCAGGCGCAAAGTTGTTAATCATGTATTCTTACCAGCCGTATATAGCAGATTACAGCATTCCTGAATCCATAGCCAGTTTGCCGATCTACAAAGAAATGGAAGATGATTACAGAACAAAACTGCATGATCGTGTTTCTCAGGCATTACTGGAAGGATACCACGCAGACGCGGTATGGGAAACAGATGGTGTTGAAACTGCCGTTTTGAGACAGGCAAATAAGGCATCAGCCGACTTAATCGTTGTGGGCAGAACGGGCTCAGGAAAGTTCTGGGACAAGCTAATCGGCAGTTCTGCGACTGGCATTGCATTGAACGCTTCCTGCCCGGTGCTCATAATCCCTCCGAATCATAAGGCTTCCCGATTTGAAAATATTGTTTATGCCACCCAATTAGAATTCGACGAGAACGATATACTTCGTGAGGTGATCGATCTCGTAAAACAATTGGAAGGCAAACTCAAGCTGGTAAAGGTGAACTCAGACTGGGAACCGGATATCCAACCCGACAGGCAGTATATTGAACAAATAGAGAATGAGCTTGCTATTAATCAGAAAGATATAGTGATACTAAATGGCAATCAGGTGATGCATACGCTTGAAGATTACTCAGATAAAATCTCGGCGGACCTTCTAATTGTCTCTACCCGTCAACGTGGATTTTTCGACAAGTTGCTTGAACCGGGAATGACTAAAAAGTTAACTGTGGACACCCACGTGCCGCTTTTGGTCTATCACCAAAAATCTCATAAAAATCAATATAAGGCTCCGATGGTAATATTATAA
- a CDS encoding rhodanese-like domain-containing protein yields the protein MGIFSAIFGNSQTDLKDLVGNGALIVDVRSPQEFASGHIEGSLNIPLESINSQLSFLKSKGKPVITCCRSGTRSGIAQVSLKASGIEAYNGGSWGTLKQKIL from the coding sequence ATGGGAATTTTTTCAGCAATATTCGGAAATAGTCAAACGGATCTGAAAGATCTGGTTGGTAATGGCGCACTGATCGTCGATGTCCGCAGCCCGCAGGAATTTGCATCCGGCCACATTGAGGGAAGCTTGAATATTCCTTTGGAATCGATCAACTCCCAGCTATCATTTTTGAAAAGCAAAGGAAAACCGGTGATTACCTGCTGCCGGAGCGGTACCAGAAGCGGTATAGCACAGGTATCTCTGAAAGCGTCGGGGATAGAGGCTTACAACGGCGGAAGCTGGGGTACTCTCAAACAAAAAATTCTTTAA
- a CDS encoding YeeE/YedE family protein, translated as MLEVIKQPWPWYVAGPLIGLTVPALLIMGNKSFGISSSLRHVCAICIPGKIPFFHYNWKKEKWNLFFVSGIFLGGIIAVRFLANPGPMQLNPTLVKELAGYGITDFSSMVPADQMRWDKLLTLPGFIMMVGGGFLVGFGARYAGGCTSGHTIMGLSTLQWPSLVATVCFMIGGFAMANWILPFILSL; from the coding sequence ATGCTCGAAGTTATAAAACAGCCCTGGCCATGGTATGTGGCCGGGCCGCTGATCGGTTTGACCGTGCCTGCCTTGTTGATAATGGGCAACAAATCTTTTGGAATTTCATCATCGCTCCGGCATGTTTGCGCCATCTGCATACCCGGGAAAATTCCTTTCTTTCACTACAACTGGAAGAAGGAAAAATGGAATTTGTTTTTTGTGTCTGGTATATTTCTTGGAGGAATAATCGCTGTGCGTTTCCTTGCCAATCCCGGTCCAATGCAATTGAACCCGACGCTGGTGAAGGAACTTGCCGGATATGGTATAACTGATTTTTCTTCGATGGTACCTGCTGATCAGATGCGTTGGGATAAGCTTTTAACACTTCCGGGATTCATCATGATGGTCGGTGGAGGTTTTCTGGTAGGATTTGGTGCACGTTATGCCGGCGGATGTACAAGCGGGCATACAATCATGGGGCTTTCTACATTACAATGGCCATCACTGGTGGCGACTGTCTGCTTTATGATCGGTGGATTTGCAATGGCCAACTGGATATTACCTTTCATATTATCATTGTAA